From the genome of Oligoflexus sp., one region includes:
- a CDS encoding EexN family lipoprotein translates to MKKFAVLIVVTSFIAAGCEKEKDVKTVEWFKEHEKERREMLAKCNDNPGELIATPNCFNANRAESSMTWSSRSGMRPVKPLTSEEINKK, encoded by the coding sequence ATGAAGAAATTTGCAGTTTTGATAGTCGTCACCAGTTTCATTGCAGCCGGCTGTGAGAAAGAGAAAGATGTCAAAACCGTGGAATGGTTCAAGGAACACGAAAAAGAGCGCAGAGAAATGCTGGCAAAATGCAATGACAATCCTGGGGAACTCATTGCAACACCAAACTGCTTCAACGCCAATCGCGCCGAGTCGTCCATGACATGGAGCTCAAGAAGTGGCATGCGCCCAGTCAAGCCGCTGACTTCTGAAGAAATTAACAAAAAGTAA
- a CDS encoding virB8 family protein: protein MFARNPKLETPNTEKIFEAAMDWEASRMESLEKSERRAWTVAKVALGVTALSILAIALMMPLKESTPFLIRVDNATGAVDIVTALKDKQVTGDEVLDRYWLAKYVRARETYDWYTLKTDYDTVGLLSSANAGKEYAQLFDGKDALDKQYGKTVRATVKILSVIPGSAGVLPDSNHVATVRFSKTVKRVDAENSEGETKSWIATVSYEYRTTALADESTRLVNPLGFQVLTYRVDPEMAGGAL, encoded by the coding sequence ATGTTCGCAAGAAATCCAAAGCTGGAAACACCAAACACTGAAAAGATCTTTGAAGCAGCCATGGATTGGGAAGCCTCGCGGATGGAATCCCTTGAAAAGTCGGAGCGTCGGGCATGGACCGTTGCGAAAGTAGCGCTAGGCGTGACCGCGCTCTCCATATTGGCCATCGCACTGATGATGCCTCTCAAGGAATCGACGCCATTTTTAATACGCGTGGATAATGCTACAGGGGCTGTCGATATTGTAACGGCGCTTAAAGATAAGCAGGTTACAGGTGATGAAGTCCTGGACAGGTATTGGCTAGCCAAGTATGTGCGCGCCCGCGAAACCTATGATTGGTACACCCTCAAAACTGATTATGATACTGTCGGCCTGCTTTCTTCAGCAAATGCAGGCAAGGAATATGCCCAGCTTTTCGACGGCAAGGATGCGCTCGACAAGCAATACGGGAAAACAGTTCGGGCGACAGTGAAAATTCTTAGCGTGATTCCTGGTTCAGCTGGTGTGCTCCCCGACTCGAATCACGTTGCTACAGTGCGCTTTAGCAAGACTGTCAAGAGAGTGGATGCAGAAAATTCGGAAGGTGAAACGAAGAGCTGGATAGCCACTGTCAGCTATGAATATCGCACGACCGCACTTGCCGATGAAAGTACCCGTCTTGTAAACCCATTGGGATTTCAGGTACTGACATACCGCGTTGACCCTGAAATGGCAGGCGGTGCGCTATGA
- the virB10 gene encoding type IV secretion system protein VirB10, with the protein MATNQAYEQVVSALPGEERGMPSVNNTGLSTPKRGLIVLGLLLLLCASIGVGYWKYKANSARENETAKQNVSHLTSAVPARTFSEPPPALPQPTSPDPLPGSANALAAAPALPGSMTMGNGNSAQILDKAGSSLMAIGGRQETPVLPVASGGVSSGEGPQRGQASNGDELSQQSGGMAEMLSGTRTPMRKATMLGDRNFILAKGSFIDCALQTRIDSTVPGMTACVITRNIYSDNGKVLLLERGSTASGEYKSNMRQGQARIGVLWTRIKTPNGVLINLDSGGTDQLGGAGVPGYIDTHFWERFGAAIMLSLIDDVARGVTSNGTGGGNNQINFNSTSQAGQDMAAEALKNTINIPPTLYKNQGEQVGIYVARDLDFSSVYDVAAQ; encoded by the coding sequence ATGGCAACCAACCAGGCTTACGAGCAAGTTGTTTCGGCGCTGCCGGGTGAAGAGCGCGGGATGCCAAGCGTCAATAACACGGGGCTATCAACGCCAAAGCGAGGCCTGATCGTGCTCGGCCTGCTGCTTCTTCTTTGTGCATCCATAGGTGTCGGCTACTGGAAATACAAAGCGAATTCAGCCAGGGAGAATGAGACTGCGAAGCAGAACGTTTCGCACCTCACGAGCGCTGTGCCGGCCCGCACATTCTCCGAGCCGCCCCCTGCACTTCCGCAGCCAACCTCACCCGACCCGCTCCCCGGATCGGCGAACGCCTTGGCTGCTGCCCCAGCCCTTCCCGGCTCCATGACTATGGGGAATGGGAATTCTGCACAAATTTTAGACAAAGCAGGATCATCACTTATGGCTATTGGAGGAAGACAGGAAACTCCCGTTTTGCCAGTCGCCTCCGGTGGTGTGAGTAGCGGCGAAGGCCCGCAACGAGGTCAGGCGTCGAATGGCGACGAACTAAGCCAGCAGAGCGGTGGCATGGCTGAAATGCTCTCTGGCACACGCACACCCATGCGTAAAGCCACCATGCTTGGCGATCGGAACTTTATCCTTGCGAAAGGGAGCTTCATAGACTGCGCCTTACAAACCCGCATTGACTCAACTGTGCCTGGGATGACGGCTTGCGTTATCACGCGCAATATTTACTCCGACAATGGCAAAGTTTTGCTGCTCGAACGCGGGTCTACAGCTTCTGGCGAGTATAAGTCGAACATGCGGCAGGGTCAGGCACGGATAGGCGTCCTCTGGACCCGAATCAAAACTCCCAACGGCGTCCTTATTAACCTCGACTCTGGGGGAACTGACCAGCTCGGAGGCGCAGGCGTTCCTGGCTACATTGATACCCATTTTTGGGAGCGCTTTGGTGCTGCAATCATGTTGAGCCTGATCGACGACGTGGCCCGGGGAGTCACATCCAACGGAACCGGCGGCGGCAACAATCAAATCAACTTCAATAGCACAAGCCAAGCGGGCCAGGACATGGCTGCGGAAGCTCTGAAGAACACGATCAACATTCCACCAACCCTTTACAAAAATCAGGGCGAGCAGGTCGGTATTTACGTTGCCCGTGACCTTGATTTTTCGAGTGTGTACGATGTCGCAGCCCAATGA
- the virB11 gene encoding P-type DNA transfer ATPase VirB11 has protein sequence MSQPNEYIAGINRAASVNYHLEFAKRWMEDPEITEICVNRPFEVFCERQSVWERHEAPGLTQDHLISLATATAKFTNNDISENRPILSAILPLGERVQIVMPPACEHGTVSITIRKPSFNIRTLSDYEKQGFFQHIKPLTGDLTKQERELLNLKEEGNFIEFLRRAVQLEKVIVVAGETGSGKTTFMKALMQEIPSDQRIITIEDVPELFLPSHPNHVHLFYPSEAKEEDNAAVTAASLLKSCLRMKPTRILLAELRGGEAFDFINVAASGHGGSITSCHAGSCELTFERLALMVLQNRQGRTLPYEVVRRLLYLVVDVIVHVHNDVAGGSGRHITELWYDPMKKRTLKA, from the coding sequence ATGTCGCAGCCCAATGAATACATCGCTGGAATAAACCGGGCCGCCTCGGTCAACTATCACCTTGAATTTGCAAAAAGGTGGATGGAAGATCCGGAAATTACCGAAATCTGCGTAAACCGCCCCTTTGAGGTGTTCTGCGAGCGCCAAAGCGTATGGGAACGGCATGAGGCTCCAGGTCTTACTCAGGACCACCTGATCTCGCTGGCAACGGCCACGGCTAAATTTACCAATAATGACATTTCAGAAAACCGCCCGATTCTATCTGCCATTCTTCCACTTGGAGAGCGCGTGCAGATTGTGATGCCGCCTGCCTGTGAGCATGGGACGGTTTCAATCACAATCCGCAAACCATCATTCAATATCCGAACCCTGAGCGACTATGAGAAGCAGGGCTTCTTCCAGCACATCAAGCCTCTGACCGGGGATTTGACGAAGCAGGAACGCGAGCTTTTAAATCTCAAGGAGGAAGGCAATTTCATTGAATTTTTGCGCCGTGCTGTTCAACTGGAAAAGGTCATTGTCGTCGCAGGGGAAACCGGCTCCGGCAAGACAACTTTCATGAAAGCCTTGATGCAGGAAATCCCGAGTGATCAGCGCATTATCACGATTGAAGACGTTCCGGAGCTCTTTCTGCCAAGCCACCCTAACCACGTCCACCTGTTTTACCCAAGCGAAGCGAAGGAGGAAGACAATGCGGCGGTTACAGCCGCCTCATTGCTCAAAAGCTGCCTGCGAATGAAACCCACACGCATTCTGCTTGCCGAGTTGCGCGGCGGAGAGGCGTTCGACTTTATCAATGTAGCTGCCTCTGGCCACGGCGGCAGCATAACCAGCTGTCACGCAGGGTCGTGCGAGCTGACGTTTGAAAGACTCGCTTTGATGGTCCTACAGAATCGTCAGGGGCGCACGCTTCCCTATGAAGTTGTTCGCCGCCTGCTCTACCTTGTCGTCGATGTCATTGTGCATGTCCATAACGATGTTGCCGGTGGTTCCGGTCGGCATATTACGGAACTCTGGTATGACCCCATGAAAAAGCGGACGCTCAAAGCTTAA
- a CDS encoding type IV secretory system conjugative DNA transfer family protein — MIAPNWLKWVLGIALFIVATAAAIWLAGFLFFVFSKANPFGKTDFWTWMTYWQHYQADIAIAKRLKVSAIVATVVVHGSTLAAVIASMREVRSLHGEARFANASEISEAGLLGSTGVIIGKLKNRFLMFPGMQFILLSAPTRSGKGVGIVIPNLLAWPESVVALDVKLENFLITSKFRAKWGQEIYLFNPFSITEDSDGNPVEGRTHRYNPLGYISDNPRLRVTDILAIGYSLYPGEGKDSFFDDAARNLFLGLTLYLCETPNLPRTMGELLRQSSGKGLPVKDHIQNIVKSRNYREFGEITLNDVGKNRDRVSKALMEASGTTREEADTLCNQAPGVILKDIPQANIERVETLLKGAGANIKTARKLVPVTKWDGVGLPPLTMECVDALNRFTSTSDNTLSSIMATFNVPLTIWASPIVDAATSANDFDLRDVRKRPMSVYLGIPANKLAEAKLLLNMFYTQLVNLNTNRLLHSTPELKYTCLMLNDEFTAPGRIGIIDKANSYMAGYGLRMLTIIQSPGQLEAEPPKGYGRENARTLVTNHACQIFFTPREQRDANEYSEALGYYTFKAKGKSRQLGGKTDGSRSESESDQRRALMMPQELKEMSQREQIINLENTKAIRCTKINYFSDPVFIDRLKSVSPSLAKLGRRLPSKAQLEAAWGSGECAVSIPALNFDLHEAIVQDRSRETTVADVAKGIDLSTLALDLSKVPLPDGDGIEPEQVEAFVNGFFDALDAVNDYEESEGDGLGTAETGAQSTVDSKQDIPSTGVSPVSDLVSYKDNGLARQLVPISDTGDPDEVEPSEDELVAMIEEFSAPDDGIMDESEVFAALEFESIESSTPASEDTYPSEFALDLSVLGKPENSTKSAAAQ; from the coding sequence ATGATCGCACCAAATTGGCTGAAATGGGTTCTTGGAATCGCTCTATTCATCGTTGCCACCGCAGCTGCCATCTGGCTTGCCGGGTTTTTGTTCTTCGTGTTCAGCAAGGCAAACCCTTTCGGCAAAACTGATTTCTGGACTTGGATGACTTACTGGCAACACTATCAAGCCGATATCGCGATAGCCAAGCGTCTCAAAGTCTCTGCGATTGTGGCGACGGTGGTAGTGCATGGGTCAACCCTCGCGGCCGTAATCGCATCAATGCGGGAAGTCCGCTCGCTGCATGGAGAAGCACGATTCGCCAATGCCAGCGAGATCAGCGAAGCTGGACTATTAGGCTCAACGGGCGTCATCATTGGCAAACTGAAAAATCGCTTTCTGATGTTCCCTGGCATGCAGTTCATTTTGCTGTCAGCTCCGACTCGAAGCGGAAAAGGTGTCGGCATCGTAATTCCAAACCTGCTCGCCTGGCCCGAATCGGTGGTCGCCCTCGATGTCAAACTGGAGAACTTCCTGATCACCTCAAAGTTCCGTGCTAAATGGGGTCAGGAGATTTACCTATTCAACCCTTTCTCGATCACTGAGGATTCCGATGGCAACCCGGTCGAGGGCAGGACGCATCGTTACAATCCGCTGGGATATATCAGCGACAATCCGCGCCTTCGAGTTACGGATATTCTCGCAATTGGCTATTCGCTCTATCCTGGCGAGGGCAAGGACTCTTTTTTCGATGATGCCGCACGCAACCTTTTCCTCGGCTTAACTCTATATCTCTGCGAAACGCCGAACCTGCCGCGTACCATGGGCGAGCTGCTGCGTCAGTCATCTGGAAAAGGTTTGCCGGTCAAAGACCACATCCAAAACATTGTAAAATCCCGCAACTACAGGGAATTCGGTGAAATCACTCTGAATGATGTCGGAAAAAATCGGGACAGAGTCTCAAAAGCCCTTATGGAGGCTTCCGGCACCACTAGAGAAGAAGCAGATACCCTCTGCAATCAAGCACCTGGAGTGATCTTAAAGGACATTCCCCAGGCCAATATCGAACGGGTCGAAACACTTCTCAAAGGAGCTGGCGCCAACATTAAAACGGCACGAAAGCTGGTGCCAGTCACCAAATGGGATGGAGTTGGCCTGCCTCCGCTGACTATGGAATGTGTTGATGCTTTGAACCGATTCACTTCAACTTCCGACAACACGCTTTCAAGCATCATGGCGACGTTCAATGTCCCACTGACCATCTGGGCCAGCCCTATCGTAGACGCGGCAACCAGCGCCAATGACTTCGACTTGCGAGACGTCCGCAAAAGGCCAATGTCGGTCTATCTTGGCATTCCGGCCAACAAGCTGGCAGAGGCCAAGCTGCTATTGAATATGTTCTATACTCAGCTTGTGAACCTCAACACCAACCGGCTGCTGCACTCAACGCCTGAACTCAAATACACCTGCCTCATGCTGAACGATGAATTTACCGCCCCGGGCAGGATCGGGATCATTGATAAGGCGAATTCGTATATGGCCGGCTACGGACTCCGAATGCTGACCATTATTCAATCGCCAGGACAACTTGAGGCTGAGCCCCCGAAAGGATACGGGCGCGAAAATGCTCGAACTCTTGTCACAAACCATGCGTGTCAGATTTTCTTTACCCCTCGGGAGCAGCGTGACGCGAACGAATATTCAGAAGCGCTCGGCTACTATACGTTTAAGGCCAAAGGAAAAAGCCGCCAGCTGGGCGGAAAAACGGATGGCAGCCGCAGTGAGTCTGAATCCGATCAGAGGCGGGCTCTCATGATGCCCCAGGAACTCAAGGAAATGAGCCAGCGTGAGCAAATCATCAATCTCGAGAACACCAAAGCCATTCGCTGTACGAAGATCAATTACTTTTCAGACCCTGTGTTTATTGATCGCCTGAAGTCTGTTTCGCCTTCACTCGCAAAGCTTGGCAGGAGGCTGCCATCAAAAGCGCAGCTTGAAGCCGCTTGGGGATCTGGTGAATGCGCCGTATCAATTCCTGCTTTGAACTTTGATCTGCACGAGGCAATTGTGCAGGACCGCTCGCGCGAAACGACAGTGGCTGACGTGGCGAAAGGCATAGACCTGAGCACGCTGGCTTTGGATCTTTCCAAAGTGCCATTGCCAGATGGCGACGGTATTGAACCAGAGCAGGTCGAAGCATTCGTAAATGGCTTCTTTGACGCTCTCGATGCGGTCAATGACTACGAGGAGAGTGAAGGGGACGGGCTCGGGACAGCAGAAACAGGTGCGCAATCCACCGTGGATAGCAAGCAGGATATACCCTCTACTGGCGTCAGTCCGGTCAGTGACCTCGTCTCCTATAAGGATAATGGTTTAGCTCGGCAGCTAGTCCCTATATCCGATACAGGGGATCCAGATGAAGTCGAGCCTTCTGAAGACGAACTGGTGGCAATGATCGAGGAGTTTTCAGCACCCGACGACGGAATAATGGATGAGTCGGAAGTGTTCGCAGCTTTGGAATTCGAGAGCATAGAGTCTTCCACTCCCGCGTCTGAAGACACCTACCCTAGTGAGTTTGCGCTGGACCTGAGCGTTCTTGGCAAACCAGAAAATTCAACCAAAAGCGCAGCCGCGCAGTGA
- the virB9 gene encoding P-type conjugative transfer protein VirB9, with product MRQHSIIVAFLALTGTAYAADVPQSSRFDNRIQYVNYNPSDVVVIRSVAGIGTRIVFAPNETILDVASGFTQGWEFSDRRNILYIKAKSIKGEQGQPAMAPEPGKWDTNLMVTTNLRMYDLDLYLLPGSNNSGKAPSNQKISYRVEFKYPGDEAAAERSLADKQRTRSALDTKAEPRNWNYSMQIGDASENIAPTMAYDDGRFTYLKFPNNRDFPSAFLVAADKTESLVNSHIDPAFPDTLVLQRVSKEMVLRLGKAVVGVYNDSFDPDGIPAEGGTTVPGVKRILKSGENN from the coding sequence ATGAGGCAACATTCCATCATAGTGGCGTTTCTTGCGCTTACCGGAACAGCATACGCAGCAGACGTACCGCAAAGTTCCAGGTTCGATAACCGTATCCAGTATGTAAATTACAATCCCAGCGATGTTGTTGTGATTCGCTCTGTCGCCGGAATAGGAACGCGAATCGTATTCGCACCAAACGAAACTATCCTGGATGTCGCTTCCGGCTTCACTCAGGGATGGGAATTTTCAGATCGTCGCAACATCCTCTATATCAAGGCCAAGTCGATCAAGGGCGAACAAGGCCAACCAGCTATGGCGCCTGAACCCGGCAAGTGGGACACAAACCTGATGGTAACGACCAATTTGCGAATGTATGACCTGGATCTTTATCTATTGCCTGGCTCGAATAACAGCGGCAAAGCTCCATCCAACCAAAAAATCTCCTACCGCGTTGAGTTCAAATATCCAGGCGATGAGGCGGCGGCTGAAAGAAGCCTGGCTGACAAGCAGCGCACACGGTCTGCCCTTGACACCAAAGCTGAGCCGCGAAATTGGAACTACTCGATGCAGATCGGCGATGCGTCTGAAAACATCGCCCCGACGATGGCCTACGATGACGGGCGTTTTACCTATCTGAAGTTTCCCAACAATCGCGATTTTCCGTCAGCCTTCCTGGTGGCCGCTGACAAGACGGAAAGCCTCGTCAATAGTCATATAGATCCAGCCTTTCCAGATACTTTGGTTCTTCAGCGAGTCTCCAAGGAAATGGTGTTACGCCTCGGGAAAGCCGTTGTGGGGGTCTACAACGATTCTTTCGATCCGGATGGAATCCCAGCCGAAGGCGGGACCACAGTTCCTGGAGTGAAGCGGATTCTGAAATCGGGGGAGAATAACTGA
- the virB5 gene encoding P-type DNA transfer protein VirB5, whose translation MKSILPSIAIMMSLSSSLALAQIPVTDVGSITTQVTNQIETMAKWKLQYDQMMAQINQAKRQYESLTGSRNLGTIMNDPALRDYLPPNWKSVYDGVRNGGYSGLDARGKSIYDENKAFDSCAHISVPDQRTACEAGAARPAQNKAFALDAYEAARSRINQIDQLMRKINDTQDPKAMAELQGRIAAEQANIHNEQIKLQLYEMAVAAEEKLHAQRQREIQARTWSSRKGIQVAPLTFN comes from the coding sequence ATGAAATCAATTCTTCCGAGCATCGCAATTATGATGTCCCTATCATCCAGCCTAGCGCTTGCCCAGATCCCGGTAACCGACGTAGGAAGCATCACCACCCAGGTGACGAACCAAATCGAGACAATGGCGAAATGGAAACTCCAATACGATCAAATGATGGCACAGATAAACCAGGCCAAGCGCCAGTATGAATCGCTCACCGGATCACGCAATCTCGGAACGATCATGAACGATCCTGCGCTAAGAGACTACCTTCCGCCAAACTGGAAATCCGTCTATGACGGCGTGAGGAACGGCGGCTATAGCGGCCTCGACGCTCGTGGCAAGAGTATTTACGATGAGAACAAAGCATTCGACAGCTGCGCTCATATTTCGGTTCCTGATCAGCGCACAGCCTGTGAAGCCGGGGCGGCAAGACCCGCTCAGAATAAAGCCTTTGCTCTCGACGCATACGAGGCCGCTCGCAGTCGAATTAACCAGATTGATCAACTTATGAGAAAAATTAACGACACGCAGGACCCGAAGGCCATGGCGGAATTGCAAGGCCGCATCGCAGCAGAGCAGGCAAATATTCATAATGAACAGATCAAGTTGCAGCTCTACGAAATGGCTGTGGCGGCAGAAGAAAAGCTTCACGCCCAGCGACAACGTGAAATACAGGCCAGGACCTGGAGCTCAAGAAAAGGTATTCAGGTTGCACCCCTTACCTTCAATTAA
- a CDS encoding type IV secretion system protein, which translates to MDTNPMVFQFIGETVKNATDAFVQPAATNLIFALQMLVLTGVTLYITITGYMIMTGAIESAFWTFAKQCLKIIIIAAFALTIDGYLGGVVDAINGLENGLSQALNSTNQPASIYQVLDQSLGKGLDIVAQCFQKSDDAGVSFGSAIGWAIAGLIVATGTILMALLGGAVVIVAKFSLAVMFGLGPLFIVSLMFPATARFFDSWFSQVMNYIVTIVIMGFIMTFATKSFDVFVASADLSGTDILNPMFVSMQIGTLTGVLCWIILQATSMASGLAGGISMAAMGIRHMLAPVSSAKQFAGGVRNNANPMTTRRDMQSGMMVTARRGSHLIAGNTMWNPAYRQHVISNIGKNWGKASGGRVSK; encoded by the coding sequence ATGGACACGAACCCGATGGTTTTCCAGTTTATTGGCGAGACGGTAAAAAATGCTACAGACGCGTTTGTTCAGCCTGCGGCGACAAACCTGATCTTTGCGTTGCAAATGCTCGTTCTTACCGGCGTAACCCTTTACATAACAATCACGGGCTACATGATCATGACTGGCGCCATCGAGTCTGCGTTCTGGACGTTTGCAAAGCAATGCTTGAAAATCATCATTATCGCGGCCTTTGCTCTCACAATTGATGGATATCTCGGTGGAGTCGTGGATGCAATCAATGGGCTTGAAAATGGTCTCTCACAAGCGCTGAACAGCACGAACCAGCCTGCGTCAATATACCAAGTATTGGATCAATCTCTGGGCAAGGGCCTTGATATCGTCGCACAGTGCTTTCAAAAGTCGGATGACGCCGGCGTTAGCTTCGGATCTGCCATCGGGTGGGCCATTGCTGGACTGATCGTTGCCACAGGAACCATCCTCATGGCGTTGCTCGGCGGTGCGGTTGTCATCGTCGCAAAATTTTCGCTGGCGGTAATGTTTGGACTAGGGCCTCTCTTCATCGTTTCTCTTATGTTTCCCGCAACAGCCCGCTTTTTTGATAGCTGGTTCTCACAGGTGATGAACTACATCGTGACGATCGTGATAATGGGTTTTATCATGACTTTCGCAACCAAATCTTTTGACGTCTTCGTCGCCTCTGCGGATCTCTCAGGAACCGATATTCTCAACCCCATGTTCGTCTCAATGCAGATCGGCACGCTTACAGGGGTTCTATGTTGGATCATCCTGCAAGCCACCTCGATGGCTTCCGGATTGGCTGGTGGCATATCCATGGCTGCAATGGGTATCCGCCACATGCTGGCACCCGTAAGCAGTGCCAAGCAATTCGCCGGCGGCGTCCGAAATAACGCCAACCCAATGACAACACGCCGCGACATGCAGTCCGGCATGATGGTCACCGCGCGGCGCGGCAGTCATTTAATAGCCGGTAATACAATGTGGAATCCCGCTTATCGCCAGCATGTAATCTCCAATATCGGGAAGAACTGGGGCAAAGCCTCTGGCGGCAGGGTCTCGAAGTAA